Proteins from a genomic interval of Xanthomonas sp. AM6:
- a CDS encoding sugar ABC transporter ATP-binding protein, translating into MIPIVLHAQGLSKAYAGVAALEDVALCLRAGEIHALMGQNGAGKSTLIKLLTGVVAPDAGRMALGGDAIAPASPLQAQQLGISTVYQEVNLCPNLSVAENIFAGRYPLKGWPRRIDWRRVEGDARACLQRLGVDIDVRRTLSSYPVAVQQMVAIARALSVSARVLILDEPTSSLDEGEVAELFRVMRALREQGMAILFVTHFLDQVYAVSDRISVLRNGRLVGEYLAADLPAPRLVAAMVGRELDVAAAAAAAVRAAAPEDAPVLLQAQGLGRRGQLHPVDLHLRRGQVLGLAGLLGAGRTELARLLFGLDRADCGRVSIDGREVALRGPPDAIAHGLALCPEERKTDGIVAELSVRENIVLALQARMGLRRFLPLAEQLRIAQGYVDVLGIKTPSVDTPVGLLSGGNQQKVVLARWLATRPRLLILDEPTRGIDIAAKQDIMTRILALAREGMAVLFISAEVAEIERIADRIAVLRERRLVGELPGGCGERAVFELIAGSAAA; encoded by the coding sequence ATGATCCCCATCGTGCTGCACGCGCAGGGCCTGAGCAAAGCCTACGCCGGCGTCGCCGCGCTGGAAGACGTGGCGCTGTGCCTGCGCGCCGGCGAGATCCACGCGCTGATGGGCCAGAACGGCGCCGGCAAGTCGACCCTGATCAAGCTGCTGACCGGCGTGGTCGCGCCCGACGCCGGGCGCATGGCGCTGGGCGGCGACGCCATCGCCCCGGCCTCGCCGCTGCAGGCGCAGCAGCTGGGCATCAGCACCGTGTACCAGGAAGTGAACCTGTGCCCGAACCTGTCGGTGGCCGAGAACATCTTCGCCGGCCGCTATCCGCTCAAGGGCTGGCCGCGGCGCATCGACTGGCGCCGCGTCGAGGGCGATGCGCGCGCGTGCCTGCAGCGCCTGGGCGTGGACATCGACGTGCGCCGCACGCTGTCCAGCTACCCGGTGGCGGTGCAGCAGATGGTGGCGATCGCGCGCGCGCTGAGCGTGTCGGCGCGGGTGCTGATCCTCGACGAGCCCACCTCCAGCCTCGACGAGGGCGAGGTCGCCGAACTGTTCCGGGTCATGCGTGCGCTGCGCGAGCAGGGCATGGCGATCCTGTTCGTGACCCACTTCCTCGACCAGGTGTACGCGGTGTCCGACCGCATCAGCGTGCTGCGCAACGGCCGCCTGGTCGGCGAGTACCTGGCCGCCGACCTGCCGGCGCCGCGGCTGGTCGCGGCGATGGTCGGGCGCGAACTCGACGTGGCCGCGGCCGCCGCCGCCGCGGTGCGCGCCGCGGCGCCCGAGGACGCGCCGGTGCTGTTGCAGGCGCAGGGCCTGGGCCGGCGCGGCCAGCTGCATCCGGTCGACCTGCACCTGCGCCGCGGCCAGGTGCTGGGCCTGGCCGGCCTGCTCGGCGCCGGCCGCACCGAACTGGCGCGGCTGCTGTTCGGCCTGGACCGCGCCGATTGCGGGCGCGTGTCCATCGACGGCCGCGAGGTGGCGCTGCGCGGCCCGCCCGACGCGATCGCCCACGGCCTGGCGCTGTGCCCGGAAGAGCGCAAGACCGACGGCATCGTCGCCGAGCTGTCGGTGCGCGAGAACATCGTGCTGGCGCTGCAGGCGCGCATGGGCCTGCGCCGCTTCCTGCCGCTGGCCGAGCAGCTGCGCATCGCGCAGGGCTACGTGGACGTGCTGGGCATCAAGACCCCCAGCGTGGACACGCCGGTCGGGCTGCTGTCCGGCGGCAACCAGCAGAAAGTGGTGCTGGCGCGCTGGCTGGCGACGCGGCCGCGGCTGCTGATCCTCGACGAACCCACCCGCGGCATCGACATCGCCGCCAAGCAGGACATCATGACCCGGATCCTGGCGCTGGCCCGCGAGGGCATGGCGGTGTTGTTCATTTCCGCCGAGGTCGCCGAGATCGAGCGCATCGCCGACCGCATCGCGGTGCTGCGCGAACGGCGCCTGGTCGGCGAACTGCCGGGCGGTTGCGGCGAGCGCGCGGTGTTCGAACTGATCGCCGGGAGCGCGGCGGCATGA